A genomic stretch from Patagioenas fasciata isolate bPatFas1 chromosome 8, bPatFas1.hap1, whole genome shotgun sequence includes:
- the BAG3 gene encoding BAG family molecular chaperone regulator 3 yields MSAAAQSPPPPQMEGSAEPLPPGWEIKIDPQTGWPFFVDHNSRTTTWSDPRVRAAAPQEGQSSANGPSPKQPAAREGNMGYPKLRAGYIPIPVIHEGIDGRQQHPCFAAPQRYKTEAVPPTAQAQTPPRGPAEASQPDKQCGQTTAAAAAPAPATHGPEPQSPGASDSPTVSPQPSGRPNAGSHQLPRGYIPIPVIHENIQRQPTQVYHQAQKTHYPAQQSEYQAHQPVFHKIQPDEREPKPMRAQSPFRVAQRGSSSRESSPARVTTQIQPPAPIRVQTVVDRPQVSQQQVPPQEPPRPSPPPEIKPENKAVPPPANEAPSSYIPIQVTHQEPDTKLPPQKPPAAAEKADKKVPCPAKIVPPQEKPPPEEVATPKTVETGEPQKHPGVLKVEAILEKVQMLEQAVDSFEGKKTDKKYLMIEEYLTKELLALDSVDPEGRPDVRQARRDGVRKVQNILERLEQKAEDVPEPVQVDGLQPNLPEPKPPQEIMEIEPVVVKSKGDTTNKDAKEEIKMERHQPETKEEVFTNLTTTTNTSNNPTEP; encoded by the exons ATGAGCGCCGCCGCGcagtccccgccgccgccgcagaTGGAGGGCAGCGCTGAGCCGCTGCCCCCCGGCTGGGAGATCAAGATCGACCCGCAGACGGGCTGGCCCTTCTTCGTGGATCACAACAGCCGCACTACCACCTGGAGCGACCCGCGGGTGCGGGCAGCGGCGCCGCAG GAAGGCCAGTCATCAGCAAACGGTCCGTCTCCCAAGCAGCCAGCAGCAAGAGAAGGAAACATGGGATACCCCAAGCTCCGGGCTGGCTACATCCCCATCCCCGTCATCCACGAGGGCATCGACGGCAGGCAGCAGCACCCGTGCTTTGCTGCTCCGCAGCGATACAAGACAGAAGCTGTGCCCCCCACGGCGCAGGCACAGACACCTCCAAGGGGACCGGCGGAGGCTTCTCAACCAGATAAACAATGTGGACAGACAACggcagctgcagcagccccagcgccGGCCACACACGGACCCGAG CCTCAATCTCCTGGAGCTTCTGATTCTCCAACGGTTTCCCCCCAGCCCTCTGGCAGACCCAACGCAGGAAGCCATCAGCTTCCTCGTGGTTATATTCCAATTCCCGTGATCCACGAAAACATCCAGCGGCAACCAACGCAAGTCTACCATCAGGCACAGAAAACACACTACCCGGCCCAGCAGAGCGAATACCAAGCCCACCAGCCCGTGTTTCACAAAATCCAACCGGACGAGCGGGAGCCCAAGCCCATGCGAGCGCAGTCCCCGTTCAGAGTGGCTCAGAGGGGCTCGTCGAGCCGCGAAAGTTCACCGGCCAGAGTCACCACCCAGATCCAGCCCCCGGCTCCCATCAGGGTGCAGACAGTTGTGGACAGACCCCAG GTTTCTCAGCAACAAGTCCCACCTCAAGAGCCACCAAGACCATCCCCACCTCCTGAAATCAAACCTGAAAACAAGGCAGTCCCACCACCGGCAAATGAGGCCCCATCATCGTATATCCCAATTCAGGTCACCCACCAAGAACCAGATACTAAACTGCCACCCCAGAAGCCTCCAGCCGCAGCAGAGAAAGCTGATAAAAAGGTTCCCTGCCCAGCTAAGATTGTTCCCCCACAGGAAAAGCCTCCGCCTGAAGAAGTGGCGACACCGAAGACAGTGGAAACAGGAGAACCTCAAAAGCATCCTGGTGTTTTGAAAGTGGAGGCAATTCTGGAGAAAGTACAAATGCTCGAGCAGGCAGTCGActcttttgaaggcaagaaaACTGACAAAAAATACTTGATGATTGAAGAGTATTTGACCAAAGAGTTGCTAGCCCTAGACTCAGTGGACCCTGAGGGCCGCCCGGATGTGCGCCAGGCCAGGAGAGATGGTGTAAGGAAGGTCCAGAACATTTTGGAAAGACTTGAACAGAAAGCAGAAGATGTCCCAGAACCAGTTCAGGTTGATGGACTTCAGCCAAATTTGCCAGAGCCTAAACCACCACAGGAGATCATGGAGATCGAACCTGTGGTAGTCAAGAGCAAGGGAGATACCACTAATAAAGATGCTAAAGAGGAAATCAAAATGGAAAGACATCAGCCTGAAACTAAGGAAGAAGTGTTTACCAATCTCACCACCACGACAAACACATCTAATAATCCAACTGAACCGTAG